The genomic window TCCCCATGACGGGCGACCGCGGCATCACCCTCGACGACGTCGCGGGCGGCACGGCGACCCTCGACGACTTCATCGCGCAGCTGACGGCAGAGGAGCTGTCGCTCCTCGCCCGCGGCGACGTGACCATGCACAGCCCGCTGGGTGCCCCCGGCAACGCGGGCGTGCTCGGTGGGGTGTCCGAGTCGCTCCGCGCCAAGGGCGTGCCCCCGATCACGACCACCGACGGTCCGAGCGGCCTGCGCCTGTCGGCCTACGCCTCGCTGCTGCCCTCGGGCACCGCGCTCGCGTCGACGTGGAACGCCCCGCTCGTGCGCGAGCTCGCGGCCCTGCACGGCCAGGAGATGCTGCAGAAGGGCTCGGACGTGCTGCTGAGCCCCGGCATGAACATCCACCGCGACCCCCTGTGCGGCCGCAACTTCGAGTACTTCTCGGAGGATCCGCTGGTCACCGGACGCTTCGGTGCCGCCATCGTGCAGGGCGTGCAGTCGGTCGGCGTCTCGGCGTGCCCGAAGCACTTCGCCGCCAACAACCAGGAGACCAACCGCACCCGCAACGACTCCCGTGTGTCGGAGCGGGCGCTGCGGGAGATCTACCTGCGCGGCTTCGAGCTGTGCGTCGCCGAGGCCGAGCCGCGCACCATCATGACCTCGTACAACAAGGTCAACGGCGTGTGGTCGCACTACCACCACGACCTGGTGACGACGATCCTGCGCGATGAGTGGGGCTACACCGGCTGCGTCATCACCGACTGGTGGATGGAGGATGCCGTCGATCCCGACTTCCCCGCGCTCGAGGACAACGCCTACCGGGTGCGCGCCCAGGTGGACGTGCTCATGCCCGGCGGCGTGAAGACGGCAGACGGCCCGCAGGCGTATGCGGACGAGACGATCCTGCAGTCGCTCGCCCGCCCCGACGGGCTCACGATCGGCGAGCTGCAGCGGGGCGCGCGCAACGTGCTGGGCCTCGCGCTGGCGCTCGCGCCCGTGCTGGGGCGTCGCACCGACGCGTAGCCTGGAGCGATGCCCAACCCGTTCGACCAGTCCCGCTACCAGGTGCGCTTCGAGTGGGGGGATGCCGGGCGGCGGCGGTTGGAGCCGGCGGACGTCACCGTCGTCGTCGACGTGCTGCGGTTCTGCACCACCGTCGCCGATCGGGTGGCGGCGGGGGAGTCCGTATCCCTCGCCGAGGCGGCGCACGCGGGCTCGTGGAACGGGGCGGCGCTCGCCGGTGCGCTGGCCTCGACCGGCACCACGGTGCTGCTCGGGTGCCTGCGCAACGCGTCGGCGGTGGCCGATGCCGTGCTGGCCGAGCAGATGCGCCGGGGCGCGCGGACGAGCGTCGCCGTGCTCGCGGCGGGAGAGCTCGCGGGCGCCGATCCGGGGGCGCCGCTGCGCTTCGCGGTCGAGGACCAGCTGGGGGCGGGCGCCGTGATCGACGCCCTGGCCCTGCGGGGGCTCGACCACTCCTCGCCCGAGGCGGCGGCCGCCTGCGAGGCGTTGCGGGGCCTGCGCGGTGCCGTGCGTCACCTTCTCACGGCCAGTGGCTCAGGGCAGGAGCTGCTCGAGCGCGGCCGTGGCGACGAGGTGCGCGGGGCTGCCGAACTGGACGCCGTGGACGTCGTGCCCGTGCTGCGGGCGGGCGTCTTCGAGCGGTACTGAGCGCCGCCGGGTCAGCGCGGCGTGAGCGCCGCGAGTCGCGTGGCGGGGGTGATCTCCCGCCGCCGCCACTGGAACAGGAACCGCTCGTCGAAGGTCGGCGCGCACTTCGCACACGACGTGGCGCGGGTGACGCGCCGGTGCCGGTAGGCGGTGTGGCCGGCCGGGCACACTCCGACCCAGGGGGCCAGGTCGTTCGCGGGCTCACCGTGGTGGGTGGTGCCGCCGGAGTAGCCGATGTGCCGGGCGGTGCGCCGCCAGGTCGCACCGTGACCGGCCGCCGCGCCGGCGAGGGCGTGGGCGACCTCGTGCAGCAGCGTCTGCCGGTTGGTCTCGTCGTCATAGCGGGCGGAGAGGTAGCGCGAGACGCTGATGCGCTTCTCGCCGTAGTTGCACAGCCCCGCTCGTCGCTTCGCGTGGTCGAACACGAACGACCACGAGTCGTCGAGGTGGAGGGCGATGAGCTGCTGCGCCATGCGGCGCACGTCTTGCAGGTCCGACATGACCGAAGAGTAGAACGTACCTACGACACTCAGGCCGTGAGCACCCGGCCGCGGCGTCGCTCTGCGGCGTCGATCGCCAGGAGTGTGGACTCGAGCTGGTCCTCGGGGGCTCCTGCCTCCTGGCGGAGGAACAGGGCGCGCTTGAAGTCCGCGCGGGCCGAGACGAAGTCCCCGGCGTCGAAGTGCACCTTGCCGCGGTGCTGGTAGGCGAAGGCGCCGACCGCCGCCCATCCTTGCCCGTCCGCCTCTTGGGCGCACGTCGTCAGCTCCTGCTCGGCGGCGGCGTAGGCGCCCCGGAACTGCAGCACCGTCGCATGCAGCACGCGGGCGCGCAACAGGTCCTTGCGGGTGCCCGCCATGCGCGCCAGTCGCACTGACTGCTCGGAGATGAGCAGCGCCTCGTCGAGGCGGTCGAGCACCTTCAGCAGCCACACGCGCTCCAGCAGCGCCGCCAGGCTCCGCTGCTCGCCGATCTCGTCGAGGCGCTCCTGGCAGCGGTCCGGATCCACCTGCTCGCGCAGCGTGTCCGGGTCGTATCCGAGGATGTAGCTCACGATCGATTCCTTCCGTGCGCGGCTCGCGCTGTCCAGTGTCACCCGCCGAGGCGAAAGCCGCCCGAGGGCACGCCGCGCGCGCGGCATCCGGTCCCGGCATCCGCCCGTTTCGACCCCCGCCCGGCGTGCGGTGCCCGCCCGTTCTTCGGGGATCTACGCTTTCTCGGGCCCGGATCTCAGGTTGGCTCCGAGGAACCGGCTTTCTCCGAAGCTGTGGTGTGGATGCTGCTGCTGATGCCGCCCCCCGCCGGCGCCGCCCGTTCTTCGGAGATCTCCGTGTCTTCGCAGGCGGATGGCGGTTCGGCTCCGAGAAACCGGCTTTCTCCGAAGCTGTGGTGTGGATGCTGCTGCTGAGGCCGCCCCCCCCGCCCGCGCCGCCCGTTCTTCGGAGATCTCCGTGTCTCCGGAGACGGATGGCGGTTTGGCTCCGAGGAACCGGCTTTCTCCGAAGCTGTGGCGAGCGCCCCCCCCCGCGAGCCCCTCAGCGCTCGAAGACGGATGCCGCGGGCTTCGGCGACGGGGTGGAATCGGCGTCGGTGGCCACCCGCGCTCCCCGGACGAACTCGTCCAGCTCCGCGCCCTCGGCCACCTTGGCGGGGTGCGGACCCGCGGCCATGAGCCGCGGCAGCCACTCGGTGGGAAGGGGCGACGCCGATGCCGCGATCACGAGGTTCCCGAATCGGCGGCCTTTGAACAGCTGCACCTCGGCCAGCACGATCACGTGTGCGAACACCTCCCGCACGGTCGCCACCTGACGGCGGGCGAAGGCCAGGCCCGACCCGTCCGCGACGTTCACCAGCAGCACGCCGTCGGGGGCGAGCACGGCGGATGCCGCGCGGTAGAACTCCACCGTCGTCAGGTGTGCGGGGGTCTGGGCGCCCGCGAAGACGTCCGAGATGAGCAGGTCGGCGTTGCCGCGCAGGGCCGGCGGGAGCCGGTCCAGACCTGCGCGGGCGTCGCCGATGCGCACGCGCACCTGGGCCCCACGGGGGAGGGGCAGCTCCGCGCGCACGAGGTCGACGAGGGCCTGCTCGAGTTCGATCACCTGCTGCCGCGACCCCGGGCGGGTCGCCTCGATGTACCGGGGGAGGGTCAGCGCGCCCGCGCCCAGGTGCACCGCCGAGAGGGGCTGCCCCGGCATCCGCAGCCTGTCGATCACGGCACCCATCCGGGCGACGTACTCGAAATGCAGGTGCGTGGGATCGTCGAGGTCCACGTGGGACTGCGGGGTGCCGTCGACGTCGAGCTCGAAGCCCGAGACATACCGCGACGGCACGATGCGGGCGATCGTGCCGTCGGACAGGCGTGCCTGCGGGGCCGGTTCCTCGATGCTCGCGCGCGCCATGCCTCCACGCTACCGGCGCCCGGCCCGCCGCCGCCGAAACAGGATCGAGACAAAGGTGTAATCAACCGGGATGCGCTGCACCGGTAGCGTCGAGGATCATCACCTGCCGACCCGTCGCCCAGAACGGTTCGGCGGCCCTGCCTCCAGGAAGGTGCACCACCCATGCTCCATTCACGTAACCGACGCGGAGCCTTGACGGCCGCCGCCGGCGTGGCATTGGCCGCGCTCGTGCTGTCGGGCTGCTCGAGCCAGCGCGACGCCGGCACGGACGACGCCGCCACCGACGCCGAGGTCGACGGCACGTTCGTCTTCGGCGCATCCGCCGACCCGGCCAGCCTCGACCCCGCCTTCGCGCAGGACGGTGAGACCTTCCGGGTCTCGCGCCAGATCTTCGAGGGTCTCGTCGGCACCGAACCCGGCACCGCCGACCCCGCGCCCCTGCTCGCCGAGTCGTGGGAGTCCTCCGAGGACGGCCTCACGCACACGTTCTCGCTCAAGGAGGGCGTGACCTTCCACGACGGCACGGAGTTCAACGCCGAGGCCGTCTGCGCCAACTTCGACCGCTGGTACAACTGGGAGGGCCTGGCCGCGAGCGAAGCGCTGGGCTACTACTACAACAAGCTGTTCCGCGGCTACGCGTCGAGCCCCGAAGAGGCGGTCTACGCCTCCTGCACGGCCGACGACGAGACGACGGCGACCGTCACGCTCAACCAGCCCTTCGCCGGATTCATCCCCGCGCTGTCGCTCCCCGCGTTCTCGATGCAGAGCCCTGCCGCGATGGAGGAGTTCGCAGCCGACGAGGTCGGCGGCACCGCCGAGGCCCCGAGCCTGTCGGAGTACGCCATGGGGCACCCGTCGGGCACCGGACCCTACGTCTTCTCGGAATGGGCGCCGGGCGAGCAGCTCACCCTCACCGCCAACGAGGACTACTGGGGTGACACCGGCCAGATCGACGAGATCATCTTCCGCGTGATCGACGACCCGACCGCTCGCCGTCAGGCGCTCGAGGCCGGCTCGATCGACGGCTACGACCTCGTCGGGCCCGCCGACACCGCCGCCCTCGAAGAGGACGGCTTCACGATGGTCTCGCGGCCGCCGTTCACGATCCTCTACCTCGCCTTCAACCAGGCCGTGCCCGAGCTGCAGGACCCGGTCGTGCGCGAGGCGCTGTCGTACGCGATCGACAAGGACGCGCTCATCTCCCAGGTGCTCCCTGAGGGCACCGAGAAGGCGACGCAGTTCATGCCCGACACCGTCAACGGCTACAACAGCGACGTCACGACCTACGAGTACGACCCCGCGAAGGCCGAGGAGCTGCTCGCGCAGGCCGGCTACACCGAGGCGAACCCGCTCACGCTGACGTTCAACTACCCCGTCAACGTCTCGCGCCCCTACATGCCGGACCCGGAGCAGATCTTCACCGTGCTCTCGGCTCAGCTGGGTGAGGTCGGCGTCGTCACCAACCCGGTCTCCAACGAGTGGGGCGACTACCTCGACCTCATCACCGGCGGCACCGAGCACGGCATCCACCTGCTCGGCTGGACGGGCGACTACAACGACACCGACAACTTCGTGGGCGTGTTCTTCGGAGCGCAGTCGGCCGAGTGGGGCTTCGACAACCCGGAGCTGTTCCAGGCGCTGCAGGAGGCCCGTGGCATCCCGAGCCTCGAGGAGCAGTCGGCTCTCTACGAGGACATCAACGAGATGGTCGCGACCTTCATCCCGGGCGTGCCCCTGGCCCACCCGGCGCCGACGCTTGCCTTCGACCCGCGGGTCGAGAGCTACCCGGCCAGCCCGGTCAACGACGAGGTCTTCAGCGAGATCGTCCTGACCGAGTAAGCGCGGCCTGTGCCGTAATGTGCGGTGCGGGATGAGGCATCCCCTCCTCCCGCACCGCACTCCGACGCCGAAACGACGAAGGACCCACGCCTTGCTGCGCACCATCGGTAAGAGGCTGCTGCTTCTGATCCCCACCCTCTTCGGGTTGAGCCTGCTGCTGTTCTTCTGGGTCCGGGCGCTGCCCGGCGGCCCCGCGGTGGCCCTCCTCGGCGAGAGGGCCACGCCTGAGGCCGTCGATCGCATCAACGAGCTCTACGGCTTCAACCGGCCGATCCTCGAGCAGTACCTCATCTGGATGGGGCGGCTCCTCTCCGGCGACTTCGGCGTCTCGCTGCAGACCGCGCGCCCGGTGACCGAGGAGTTCTTCCGCCGCTTCCCGGCGACCATCGAGCTGTCGCTGCTGGCGCTGATCATCGCGGTCGGCATCGGCATTCCGCTCGGGTACTGGGCGGCGCGCCGCCACGGAAAGTTCACCGACCACGCGGCGGTCGTGTTCAGCCTGGTCGGCATCACGATCCCGGTGTTCTTCCTGGCATTCATCCTCAAGTACGTCTTCGCGGTGCAGCTGGGCTGGCTCCCCAGCGACGGGCGGCAGAACCCGCGCATCGACGCGACCCACTACACCGGGTTCTACGTGCTGGACGGGCTGCTGACGGGCGAATGGGATGCCGCGGGCGACGCTCTGCTGCATCTGCTCCTGCCCGCCATCGCGCTCGGCACCATTCCGCTCGCGATCATCGTGCGCATCACCCGGGCCTCGGTGCTCGAGGTGCAGAACGCCGACTACGTCCGCACCGGCAAGGCGAAGGGCGTGTCGCGGCAGACGCTGCGCGACCGGTTCATCCTGCGAAACGCCATGCTCCCGGTGATCACCACGGTGGGTCTGCAGGTCGGCCTGCTGCTGTCGGGGGCGATCCTCACCGAGACGGTGTTCGCCTTCCCTGGCATCGGGTCGTTCCTCTCCCGCGCGATCTTCACCCGGGACTTCCCCGTGCTGCAGGGCTTCATCATCTTCATCGCCATCGCGTACGCGCTGATCAACCTGCTCGTGGACATCTCGTACAGCTTCATCGACCCGAGAGTGAGGGTCTCGTGAGTTCCGCCATCCTGCCCCCCGCCCCGAGCGGCGGACCCGTCGACGATAACCTCGTCGTCGACCACGAACTGCTCGCCGCCAAGACCCAGGGCGGCTTCTGGCGGGACGTGTTCCGGCGGCTGCGGGGCAACCCCACCGCCTGGATCGGCGCGGCGATCATCTTCCTCTTCGTCGCGGTGTCGGTGCTCGCGCCGTGGCTCGCCCCGTACCCCGAGACGGCGCTTCCCGGCGCCCGCTCGATCACACCGACCTCCATCCCCGGCCCCGGAGAGATCGCGGAGTTCCCGCTCGGGCTCGACCGCTTCGGCGGCGATGTGCTCTCCAAGCTCATCTGGGGTGCGCAGGCGTCACTGCTCATCGGCGTGATCTCCACCGCCATCGGCCTCGCCGGCGGCGCGCTGCTGGGGCTCATCGCCGGCACCTTCGGCGGCTGGGTCGACAACATCGTGATGCGCTTCGTCGACATCCTGCTGTCCGTGCCGACCCTGCTGCTCGCGGTGTCGATCGCCGCCGTGCTCGGTCAGTCGCAGCTCGCGGTGATGGTCGCCATCGGAGCGTCGCAGGTGCCGATCTTCGCGCGGCTCCTGCGTGCCTCGATGCTGCAGCAGCGCTCGAGCGACTACGTGCTGTCCGCCCAGACCCTCGGCCTCGGCCGCGGTCGCATCACGATGAGCCACGTGCTGCCCAACAGCGTCGGCCCGGTCATCGTGCAGGGGACGCTCACCCTCGCGACGGCCGTCATCGACGCCGCGGCGCTGTCGTTCCTCGGCCTCGGCGGCGGGCGCCCCGAGACGGCGGAGTGGGGCCGCATGCTCACCTACGCCCAGGCGGAGCTGGCCATCGCGCCGTGGCTGGCGTTCCTCCCCGGCATCTGCATCGCCGTCACGGCGCTCGGGTTCACCCTGCTGGGCGAGTCGCTGCGTGAGGCGATGGACCCGCGCACCCGCGCACGCTGAGCCCGGCCGGGGCCGGGACTGGCGCCGCCTGGCGCGGCATCCGCTCGGGTCAGACGGCGATGTCCAGCTCGTTGCCCGGGATGGATGCCAGCAGCTTGCGGGTGTAGGGGTCGCGGGCGTTGGTGAAGATCTCCTCGGAGCTGGCGGCCTCCACCAGCGCGCCGTCCTTCATGACGCAGACGTAGTCGCTGATCAGGCGCACCACGGCGAGGTCGTGGGAGATGAACAGGTAGCTCTGCCCGTACTCGCGCTGCAGGTCGCCCAGCAGCGTCAGGATCTGAGCCTGCACCAGCACGTCCAGCGCCGAGACCGGCTCGTCGCACACGATGAGGTCGGGCGACAGGGCCAGTGCCCGCGCGATCGCGACGCGCTGGCGCTGACCGCCGGAGAGCTCCGCGGGGTAGCGGCGCAGCATCGACTGGGGGAGGGCGACATCGTCCATGAGCTGTCGCACGCGGGCGGCGCGGTCCTTCGCGGAGCCGCGTTTGTAGAAGGTCAGCGGCTCTTCGATGATGCGCCCGATCGTGAACATCGGGTTCAGCGACGAGTACGGGTCCTGGAAGATCGGCTGCACCCGCTGCCGGAAGGTGCGCAGCTCGCGCCCCTTCAACGACGCGACGTCCTGGCCGTCGAACCGGATGGACCCCGAGGTCGCTTCGACGACCTTCAGCACCATGCGCGCCGT from Microbacterium sp. zg-Y625 includes these protein-coding regions:
- a CDS encoding 2-phosphosulfolactate phosphatase, which codes for MPNPFDQSRYQVRFEWGDAGRRRLEPADVTVVVDVLRFCTTVADRVAAGESVSLAEAAHAGSWNGAALAGALASTGTTVLLGCLRNASAVADAVLAEQMRRGARTSVAVLAAGELAGADPGAPLRFAVEDQLGAGAVIDALALRGLDHSSPEAAAACEALRGLRGAVRHLLTASGSGQELLERGRGDEVRGAAELDAVDVVPVLRAGVFERY
- a CDS encoding SprT-like domain-containing protein, with protein sequence MSDLQDVRRMAQQLIALHLDDSWSFVFDHAKRRAGLCNYGEKRISVSRYLSARYDDETNRQTLLHEVAHALAGAAAGHGATWRRTARHIGYSGGTTHHGEPANDLAPWVGVCPAGHTAYRHRRVTRATSCAKCAPTFDERFLFQWRRREITPATRLAALTPR
- a CDS encoding spermidine synthase → MARASIEEPAPQARLSDGTIARIVPSRYVSGFELDVDGTPQSHVDLDDPTHLHFEYVARMGAVIDRLRMPGQPLSAVHLGAGALTLPRYIEATRPGSRQQVIELEQALVDLVRAELPLPRGAQVRVRIGDARAGLDRLPPALRGNADLLISDVFAGAQTPAHLTTVEFYRAASAVLAPDGVLLVNVADGSGLAFARRQVATVREVFAHVIVLAEVQLFKGRRFGNLVIAASASPLPTEWLPRLMAAGPHPAKVAEGAELDEFVRGARVATDADSTPSPKPAASVFER
- a CDS encoding ABC transporter substrate-binding protein, encoding MLHSRNRRGALTAAAGVALAALVLSGCSSQRDAGTDDAATDAEVDGTFVFGASADPASLDPAFAQDGETFRVSRQIFEGLVGTEPGTADPAPLLAESWESSEDGLTHTFSLKEGVTFHDGTEFNAEAVCANFDRWYNWEGLAASEALGYYYNKLFRGYASSPEEAVYASCTADDETTATVTLNQPFAGFIPALSLPAFSMQSPAAMEEFAADEVGGTAEAPSLSEYAMGHPSGTGPYVFSEWAPGEQLTLTANEDYWGDTGQIDEIIFRVIDDPTARRQALEAGSIDGYDLVGPADTAALEEDGFTMVSRPPFTILYLAFNQAVPELQDPVVREALSYAIDKDALISQVLPEGTEKATQFMPDTVNGYNSDVTTYEYDPAKAEELLAQAGYTEANPLTLTFNYPVNVSRPYMPDPEQIFTVLSAQLGEVGVVTNPVSNEWGDYLDLITGGTEHGIHLLGWTGDYNDTDNFVGVFFGAQSAEWGFDNPELFQALQEARGIPSLEEQSALYEDINEMVATFIPGVPLAHPAPTLAFDPRVESYPASPVNDEVFSEIVLTE
- a CDS encoding ABC transporter permease, whose translation is MLRTIGKRLLLLIPTLFGLSLLLFFWVRALPGGPAVALLGERATPEAVDRINELYGFNRPILEQYLIWMGRLLSGDFGVSLQTARPVTEEFFRRFPATIELSLLALIIAVGIGIPLGYWAARRHGKFTDHAAVVFSLVGITIPVFFLAFILKYVFAVQLGWLPSDGRQNPRIDATHYTGFYVLDGLLTGEWDAAGDALLHLLLPAIALGTIPLAIIVRITRASVLEVQNADYVRTGKAKGVSRQTLRDRFILRNAMLPVITTVGLQVGLLLSGAILTETVFAFPGIGSFLSRAIFTRDFPVLQGFIIFIAIAYALINLLVDISYSFIDPRVRVS
- a CDS encoding ABC transporter permease, producing MSSAILPPAPSGGPVDDNLVVDHELLAAKTQGGFWRDVFRRLRGNPTAWIGAAIIFLFVAVSVLAPWLAPYPETALPGARSITPTSIPGPGEIAEFPLGLDRFGGDVLSKLIWGAQASLLIGVISTAIGLAGGALLGLIAGTFGGWVDNIVMRFVDILLSVPTLLLAVSIAAVLGQSQLAVMVAIGASQVPIFARLLRASMLQQRSSDYVLSAQTLGLGRGRITMSHVLPNSVGPVIVQGTLTLATAVIDAAALSFLGLGGGRPETAEWGRMLTYAQAELAIAPWLAFLPGICIAVTALGFTLLGESLREAMDPRTRAR